The Streptomyces kanamyceticus genome window below encodes:
- a CDS encoding sensor histidine kinase, with protein sequence MHADTSAKTPHPLRRLSRVWTAVAWCGALGYPVALYFAMIAGRGGFTFLMVASLIALTALTGLLLRSRPLPALAMLLIGWAVARTQMQNQEILYLQVVLGDLAVGWIAGTRPRRTSIPAAVLAFGAEFGTILPSMIGNPERAVQLTAFLALAAGAAWLAGDSARERRRHAEELSARAATQAVTAERLRIARELHDMIAHSIGVIAIQAGVGSRVIDTQPAEARNALSTIEVTSRETLAGLRRTLVALRTSAERDAPLDPAPGLAGLDRLVASALDAGVRADVRLSGERRSLPADIDLAAFRILQEALTNVVRHAGTDECRVAIAYAADEVRVEVEDDGGGGLSGGHGYGIVGMRERVGLLHGRFTAGPRPEGGFRVAARLPVPLGETG encoded by the coding sequence ATGCATGCCGACACCAGTGCGAAGACCCCGCATCCCCTGCGCCGACTGTCGCGCGTGTGGACGGCGGTGGCTTGGTGCGGGGCGCTCGGCTACCCCGTGGCCCTCTACTTCGCGATGATCGCGGGGCGCGGCGGCTTCACCTTCTTGATGGTCGCCTCGCTGATCGCCCTCACCGCCCTGACCGGGCTGCTGCTGCGCAGCCGTCCGCTGCCCGCGCTCGCGATGCTGCTCATCGGCTGGGCCGTCGCACGGACGCAGATGCAGAACCAGGAGATCCTGTACCTCCAGGTGGTCCTCGGCGATCTGGCCGTCGGCTGGATCGCGGGAACCCGGCCGCGCCGCACCTCGATCCCCGCCGCCGTCCTCGCGTTCGGCGCGGAGTTCGGCACCATCCTGCCGTCCATGATCGGCAATCCGGAGCGGGCCGTCCAGCTGACCGCGTTCCTCGCCCTCGCGGCGGGCGCCGCCTGGCTGGCGGGCGACTCCGCGCGAGAGCGCAGGAGGCACGCCGAGGAGCTGAGCGCCCGCGCCGCCACTCAGGCCGTCACCGCCGAACGGCTGCGCATCGCGCGGGAGTTGCACGACATGATCGCGCACAGCATCGGCGTCATCGCCATCCAGGCGGGCGTCGGCAGCCGTGTCATCGACACCCAGCCCGCCGAGGCGCGCAACGCGCTCAGCACCATCGAGGTGACCAGCAGGGAGACCCTCGCGGGGCTGCGCCGCACGCTCGTCGCGCTGCGCACCTCGGCCGAGCGGGACGCGCCGCTCGACCCGGCCCCCGGCCTCGCGGGCCTGGACCGCCTCGTCGCGTCGGCCCTGGACGCGGGCGTCCGCGCCGACGTACGGCTGAGCGGCGAACGGCGGTCGTTGCCCGCCGACATCGACCTGGCCGCGTTCCGGATCCTCCAGGAGGCGCTCACCAACGTCGTACGGCACGCGGGAACGGACGAGTGCCGGGTGGCCATCGCGTACGCGGCGGACGAGGTGCGTGTCGAGGTCGAGGACGACGGTGGCGGCGGGCTCTCCGGCGGCCATGGCTACGGCATCGTCGGCATGCGGGAACGCGTGGGCCTGCTGCACGGACGCTTCACCGCGGGGCCGCGCCCCGAGGGCGGCTTCCGGGTGGCGGCGCGGCTGCCCGTGCCCCTGGGGGAGACCGGATGA
- a CDS encoding esterase/lipase family protein, with protein sequence MLPWRRALRALAATLLVMGAVTLTPAATAAASPEKAASSSGWNDYGCKPSAAHPRPVVLVHGTFGNSIDNWLVLAPYLVKRGYCVYSLDYGQLPGVPFFNGLGPIDKSAEQLDAFVDKVLAATGAKKADLVGHSQGGMMPRQYLKFLGGADKVNALIGLAPDNHGTTLLGLTKLLPYFPGIEDLLTMKTPGLADQVAGSAFLTKLNEGGDTVPGVRYTVIATKYDEVVTPYRSQFLSGPNVHNVTLQDLCPVDLSEHVAIGILDRVAHHEVANALDPAHATPSTCLS encoded by the coding sequence ATGCTGCCCTGGAGACGAGCGCTGCGCGCGCTCGCCGCGACCCTGCTCGTCATGGGCGCGGTCACCCTCACTCCTGCCGCCACGGCGGCCGCCTCACCCGAGAAGGCCGCCTCGTCGAGCGGCTGGAACGACTACGGCTGCAAGCCGTCCGCCGCCCACCCGCGCCCGGTCGTCCTCGTCCACGGAACCTTCGGGAACTCCATCGACAACTGGCTGGTCCTCGCGCCCTACCTGGTCAAGCGCGGCTACTGCGTCTACTCCCTGGACTACGGCCAGTTGCCCGGCGTGCCCTTCTTCAACGGGCTCGGCCCGATCGACAAGTCGGCCGAGCAGCTCGACGCCTTCGTCGACAAGGTGCTCGCCGCCACGGGCGCGAAGAAGGCGGACCTCGTCGGCCACTCGCAGGGCGGCATGATGCCCCGCCAGTACCTCAAGTTCCTCGGCGGCGCCGACAAGGTGAACGCGCTGATCGGGCTCGCCCCCGACAACCACGGCACCACCCTGCTCGGCCTCACCAAGCTGCTCCCGTACTTCCCCGGCATCGAGGACCTGCTCACCATGAAGACCCCGGGACTCGCCGACCAGGTGGCGGGATCGGCGTTCCTGACCAAGCTCAACGAGGGCGGCGACACGGTGCCCGGCGTGCGCTACACCGTCATCGCCACGAAGTACGACGAGGTGGTCACCCCGTACCGCAGCCAGTTCCTGTCCGGTCCGAACGTCCACAACGTGACCCTTCAGGACCTGTGCCCCGTCGACCTGTCGGAGCACGTCGCGATCGGCATCCTCGACCGCGTCGCCCACCACGAGGTGGCCAACGCGCTCGACCCGGCGCACGCGACGCCGAGCACGTGCCTGTCGTAG
- a CDS encoding response regulator, translated as MTAVRVVLADDQPLVRAGLRVLMADTPDIEVVGEAGTGAEAVRLAREVRPDVVVMDIRMPGMDGIEATRLIKEDPAGARVLVLTTFDDDEYVYGALRAGAGGFLVKDMALEDILAAVHVVAAGDGLIAPSVTRRLIEEFAARPEPARPSAPRAVEGITGREREVLTLVGRGLANAEIAAELVITVATVKAHVARLFTKLDARDRVQLVIIAYEMGLVAPSR; from the coding sequence ATGACCGCGGTCCGCGTCGTCCTCGCCGACGACCAGCCGCTGGTCCGCGCGGGCCTGCGCGTGCTGATGGCCGACACCCCGGACATCGAGGTCGTCGGGGAGGCGGGCACGGGCGCCGAAGCGGTGCGCCTGGCCCGCGAGGTGCGTCCCGACGTCGTCGTCATGGACATCCGCATGCCCGGCATGGACGGCATCGAGGCCACCCGCCTGATCAAGGAGGATCCGGCGGGGGCGCGCGTGCTCGTCCTGACCACCTTCGACGACGACGAGTACGTCTACGGCGCGCTGCGGGCGGGCGCCGGCGGGTTCCTCGTCAAGGACATGGCCCTCGAGGACATCCTCGCCGCGGTCCACGTGGTCGCGGCGGGGGACGGGCTGATCGCGCCGAGCGTCACGCGGCGGCTGATCGAGGAGTTCGCGGCCCGTCCCGAACCCGCACGCCCTTCGGCGCCCCGCGCGGTGGAGGGCATCACAGGACGGGAGCGCGAGGTGCTCACGCTCGTCGGCCGTGGCCTGGCCAACGCGGAGATCGCCGCCGAACTCGTCATCACCGTGGCCACCGTCAAGGCGCACGTCGCGCGCCTCTTCACCAAGCTCGACGCCCGCGACCGGGTCCAACTGGTCATCATCGCCTACGAGATGGGCCTGGTGGCGCCGTCCCGGTGA
- a CDS encoding ABC transporter ATP-binding protein: MIEIDELTKRYGDTTAVDGLSFTVRPGRVTGFLGPNGAGKTTTLRILLGLVAPTGGSATVDGAPFGEHPRGLRHVGALLDAGDVHGGRTARAHLSALARTNGIPRRRADEVLAEVGLAEAAGKRVGGYSLGMRQRLGIATALLGEPPVLLFDEPLNGLDPEGVLWVRGLFRRLADEGRTVFVSSHLMSEMENTADDLVVIGRGRLIAAEGVVAFAARGARLSVTVRTPDAAGLTAALTAEGAAVRPVQDGALSVTGLPAARIGELACRGGVPLHELSPRTASLEEAFMELTADSVEYTAKETP, translated from the coding sequence GTGATCGAAATCGACGAACTGACCAAGCGCTACGGCGACACCACCGCCGTGGACGGCCTGAGCTTCACCGTGCGCCCGGGCCGGGTGACCGGATTCCTCGGGCCGAACGGCGCGGGCAAGACGACCACGTTGCGGATACTGCTCGGCCTGGTCGCTCCCACCGGCGGGAGCGCCACCGTCGACGGGGCGCCGTTCGGGGAGCACCCGCGCGGCCTGCGCCACGTCGGCGCGCTGCTCGACGCGGGCGACGTGCACGGCGGGCGCACCGCCCGGGCGCATCTGTCGGCGCTGGCCCGCACGAACGGCATCCCGCGCCGCCGGGCGGACGAGGTCCTCGCGGAGGTGGGGCTCGCCGAGGCCGCGGGCAAGCGGGTCGGCGGCTACTCGCTCGGCATGCGGCAGCGGCTCGGCATCGCCACCGCGCTGCTCGGCGAGCCGCCGGTGCTGCTCTTCGACGAGCCGCTCAACGGGCTCGACCCGGAAGGGGTGTTGTGGGTGCGCGGACTCTTCCGGCGCCTCGCCGACGAGGGACGCACCGTCTTCGTCTCCAGCCACCTGATGTCCGAGATGGAGAACACCGCCGATGACCTCGTCGTCATCGGCCGGGGCCGTCTCATCGCCGCGGAGGGCGTCGTGGCGTTCGCCGCGCGCGGCGCGCGGCTGAGCGTGACCGTGCGCACGCCGGACGCGGCGGGTCTCACCGCGGCGCTGACCGCCGAGGGCGCCGCGGTGCGGCCGGTCCAGGACGGGGCGCTCTCGGTGACCGGGCTGCCCGCCGCCCGCATCGGCGAACTCGCCTGCCGCGGCGGGGTGCCGCTGCACGAACTGAGCCCGCGAACGGCCTCGTTGGAGGAGGCGTTCATGGAACTCACCGCCGACAGCGTGGAGTACACCGCGAAGGAGACCCCATGA
- a CDS encoding lytic polysaccharide monooxygenase auxiliary activity family 9 protein has translation MTARRKVAALAAAGVAPLALTALSAAPAAAHGSMTDPVSRVSACFQEGPEAPKSAACKAAVAASGAQAFYDWNAVNIANAAGKSKEIIPDGKLCSAGNDKYRGLDLPRADWPSTKLSAGGHTFRYKGTAPHKGSFELYITKDSYDPSKPLKWSDLEAKPFVDVTDPKMENGDYVFDGKIPARSGRHLIYSIWQRSDSPEAFYTCSDVVFGKDSGGSGAPAPTASAPSEKDIAAGAEKSTVEHHGHGDADAKTGADAAAPADAPSGNEPEVNGGAEKPVSTAGDNLAETGGDSTTPYIAMGGAAALAVGAAAMFATARRRAAGRHGR, from the coding sequence ATGACTGCTCGTCGCAAGGTCGCCGCGCTCGCCGCCGCAGGTGTCGCCCCGCTGGCCCTGACCGCCCTCTCGGCCGCGCCCGCCGCCGCGCACGGGTCGATGACGGATCCGGTCAGCCGGGTCTCCGCCTGCTTCCAGGAGGGTCCTGAGGCGCCGAAGTCGGCCGCCTGCAAGGCCGCCGTCGCCGCCAGCGGTGCCCAGGCGTTCTACGACTGGAACGCCGTGAACATCGCCAACGCCGCGGGCAAGTCGAAGGAGATCATCCCCGACGGCAAGCTGTGCAGCGCGGGCAACGACAAGTACCGGGGCCTCGACCTGCCGCGCGCCGACTGGCCCTCGACCAAGCTCTCGGCGGGCGGCCACACCTTCCGCTACAAGGGCACCGCCCCGCACAAGGGCTCCTTCGAGCTGTACATCACGAAGGACTCGTACGACCCCTCGAAGCCCCTGAAGTGGTCGGACCTGGAGGCGAAGCCCTTCGTGGACGTCACCGACCCGAAGATGGAGAACGGCGACTACGTCTTCGACGGGAAGATCCCGGCCAGGTCGGGCCGCCACCTGATCTACTCGATCTGGCAGCGCTCGGATTCCCCCGAGGCCTTCTACACCTGCTCCGACGTCGTCTTCGGCAAGGACAGCGGCGGCTCGGGCGCCCCCGCGCCGACCGCGTCGGCGCCCTCCGAGAAGGACATCGCGGCGGGCGCCGAGAAGTCCACGGTCGAGCACCACGGCCACGGCGACGCGGACGCGAAGACCGGCGCCGATGCCGCCGCCCCCGCGGACGCGCCGTCCGGCAACGAACCCGAGGTGAACGGCGGCGCCGAGAAGCCGGTCAGCACCGCGGGTGACAACCTCGCCGAGACCGGTGGCGACAGCACCACGCCGTACATCGCGATGGGCGGTGCCGCCGCCCTCGCCGTCGGCGCCGCGGCGATGTTCGCCACGGCCCGCCGTCGCGCGGCGGGCCGTCACGGCCGCTGA
- a CDS encoding Bug family tripartite tricarboxylate transporter substrate binding protein, translated as MRLRTPLALLGAALLVLVAPPLLTTGSGADTGTQIPGLRLMVPNTPGGGYDITARTAAKNAEDAELTHNIEVFNLPGAGGTVGLTRLVGEHGNGKLAMSMGLGVVGAARSNHSPKTLADTTPIARLTEEQDVVVVAKNSPYETIDQLVRAWKKNPGKLPVGGGSSPGGPDHLAPMLMARAAGIAPKDVNYVPFDGGGELLASILGSKVAFGVSGVGEYLDQIKSGELRLLAVTGPKRVKGLEGPTLKESGYDVNFTNWRGIVAPPGLSDAEREKLTGLIRKLHASPEWKKSLKTNGWDDAFLTGDEFGDFLAAQDKRVVSVLKELGL; from the coding sequence GTGCGCCTGCGCACACCCCTGGCCCTGCTCGGGGCCGCGCTCCTCGTGCTCGTCGCGCCGCCGCTGCTCACCACGGGCAGCGGCGCCGATACCGGCACCCAGATCCCCGGCCTTCGCCTCATGGTCCCCAACACGCCCGGCGGCGGCTACGACATCACCGCCCGCACCGCGGCGAAGAACGCCGAGGACGCCGAACTCACCCACAACATCGAGGTGTTCAACCTGCCGGGCGCGGGCGGCACCGTCGGCCTGACCCGGCTCGTCGGCGAGCACGGCAACGGCAAGCTCGCGATGTCCATGGGCCTCGGCGTGGTGGGCGCCGCACGCTCCAACCACTCCCCGAAGACCCTCGCGGACACCACCCCCATCGCCCGGCTCACCGAGGAGCAGGACGTCGTCGTGGTCGCGAAGAACTCCCCGTACGAGACCATCGACCAGCTCGTGCGGGCGTGGAAGAAGAACCCGGGCAAGCTCCCCGTGGGCGGCGGCTCCTCGCCCGGCGGGCCCGACCACCTCGCGCCGATGCTGATGGCGCGCGCCGCGGGGATCGCCCCCAAGGACGTCAACTACGTGCCGTTCGACGGCGGCGGCGAACTGCTCGCGTCCATCCTCGGCAGCAAGGTCGCCTTCGGCGTCTCCGGTGTCGGCGAATACCTGGACCAGATCAAGTCGGGCGAACTGCGGCTGCTCGCCGTCACCGGGCCGAAGCGGGTGAAGGGCCTGGAAGGACCCACCCTCAAGGAGTCCGGCTACGACGTGAACTTCACCAACTGGCGCGGCATCGTCGCCCCGCCCGGACTCAGCGACGCCGAACGCGAGAAGCTCACCGGCCTCATCAGGAAGCTGCACGCCTCGCCCGAATGGAAGAAGTCCCTCAAGACGAACGGCTGGGACGACGCCTTCCTGACCGGCGACGAGTTCGGCGACTTCCTGGCCGCCCAGGACAAGCGCGTCGTGTCCGTACTGAAGGAGCTGGGGCTGTGA
- a CDS encoding helix-turn-helix domain-containing protein, with amino-acid sequence MTRLGGGRWRVTRPWPVALRPYLHSYAGYWETVASPYRVRLVPTGRAVVVISLGEPFAQVRRLGETGPAAGVVGSLVSGLEDGPRVCDHPGGQEAIRIELTPLGAYRLFAVPMRELTNTVVELRGVLGPRAGELVERIALTRDWAARFDLLDTALLGRLGRGPAPAPEVSHAWRLLSRSGGAIPVARIAAEVGWSHGHLARRFTEQVGLTPKTSARVLRFHRAVGLLARETADLNDVAAVCGFYDQAHLNREFRALADLTPGGLAGGRLAEGAVPLQDG; translated from the coding sequence ATGACTCGCCTCGGCGGCGGCAGATGGCGGGTGACCCGGCCCTGGCCGGTCGCGCTGCGGCCGTATCTGCACAGCTATGCGGGCTACTGGGAGACGGTGGCCTCGCCCTACCGGGTCCGTCTGGTCCCCACGGGCCGCGCCGTTGTGGTGATCAGCCTGGGAGAGCCGTTCGCCCAGGTGCGCAGGCTCGGGGAGACCGGCCCCGCCGCCGGTGTGGTGGGTTCGCTGGTCTCGGGGCTCGAGGACGGGCCCCGGGTGTGCGACCACCCCGGCGGCCAGGAGGCGATCAGGATCGAACTGACACCGCTGGGGGCCTACCGGCTGTTCGCCGTGCCGATGCGCGAGCTGACCAACACGGTGGTCGAGCTGCGGGGCGTACTCGGCCCCAGGGCGGGGGAGTTGGTGGAGCGCATCGCGCTCACCCGCGACTGGGCGGCCCGGTTCGACCTGCTGGACACCGCGCTCCTCGGCAGGCTCGGGCGCGGCCCGGCTCCCGCGCCCGAGGTGAGCCACGCCTGGCGGCTGCTCTCCCGGTCGGGCGGGGCGATCCCGGTGGCCAGGATCGCCGCCGAAGTGGGCTGGAGCCACGGCCACTTGGCCCGCCGCTTCACCGAACAGGTCGGCCTGACACCGAAGACGTCCGCCCGCGTGCTGCGCTTCCACCGGGCCGTGGGGCTGCTCGCCCGCGAGACCGCGGACCTCAACGACGTGGCCGCCGTCTGCGGTTTCTACGACCAGGCCCACCTCAACCGCGAGTTCCGCGCCCTGGCCGACCTCACGCCCGGCGGCCTTGCGGGCGGGCGCCTCGCGGAGGGGGCCGTGCCACTTCAGGACGGGTGA
- a CDS encoding response regulator, protein MTRVLVVDDDFMVAKLHSRYVASVAGFTVVGVAHSGAEAVGAVERLRPDLVLLDVYLPDMDGIAVLRELRVAEERDPARQPVDALFITAARDAEIVRAALRAGALHYLIKPFNQAALQEQLRHVAALRARLDGLAEARQEDVDQIFGTRPPGSRELPKGLAAHTAELVEQTLRAHPGGLSASECAEAGSLSRVSARRYLEFFVETRRAEVSLRYGGTGRPERRYRWLG, encoded by the coding sequence ATGACAAGGGTGCTGGTCGTGGACGACGACTTCATGGTCGCCAAGCTGCACAGTCGGTACGTGGCGTCGGTGGCCGGATTCACCGTGGTGGGCGTGGCCCACAGCGGCGCCGAGGCGGTCGGCGCGGTGGAGCGGCTGCGCCCCGATCTCGTACTCCTCGACGTCTATCTGCCCGACATGGACGGCATCGCGGTACTGCGCGAGCTGCGGGTCGCGGAGGAGCGGGATCCGGCGCGGCAGCCGGTGGACGCCCTGTTCATCACGGCGGCGCGGGACGCGGAGATCGTGCGGGCCGCGCTGCGGGCGGGCGCCCTGCACTATCTGATCAAGCCGTTCAACCAGGCGGCGCTGCAGGAGCAGTTGAGGCACGTGGCGGCGCTGCGGGCGCGCCTGGACGGTCTGGCGGAGGCGCGTCAGGAGGACGTCGACCAGATCTTCGGCACCCGTCCGCCGGGCTCCCGGGAACTGCCGAAGGGGCTCGCCGCGCACACGGCGGAGCTGGTGGAACAGACCCTGCGCGCCCACCCGGGCGGCCTCTCCGCCTCGGAGTGTGCCGAGGCGGGGTCGCTTTCCCGGGTGAGCGCGCGCCGCTATCTGGAGTTCTTCGTGGAGACCAGGCGCGCCGAGGTGTCGCTCCGGTACGGCGGGACGGGGCGGCCCGAGCGGCGGTACCGCTGGCTGGGGTGA